The following are encoded in a window of Citrobacter freundii genomic DNA:
- the napB gene encoding nitrate reductase cytochrome c-type subunit — translation MKSHDLIKALSQMAAALALVVSGAVWAANGVDLSQSPEVSGTQEGAIRMPKEQERMPLNYVNQPPMVPHSVDGYQVTTNTNRCLQCHGVESYRTTGAPRISPTHFMDSDGKVLAEVAPRRYFCLQCHVPQADAAPIVENTFTPSKGYGK, via the coding sequence TGGCGGCCGCGCTGGCCCTGGTAGTGAGTGGGGCCGTTTGGGCTGCAAACGGAGTGGATCTGAGCCAGTCACCGGAAGTCTCGGGGACCCAGGAAGGGGCGATTCGCATGCCGAAAGAGCAGGAGCGTATGCCGCTGAACTATGTTAACCAGCCGCCGATGGTCCCGCACAGCGTTGACGGTTACCAGGTAACGACCAACACCAACCGCTGCCTGCAATGCCACGGCGTCGAAAGCTATCGCACCACCGGCGCGCCGCGCATTAGCCCGACGCACTTTATGGATAGCGATGGCAAAGTACTGGCGGAAGTCGCGCCGCGTCGCTATTTCTGTCTGCAGTGCCATGTCCCGCAGGCGGATGCTGCACCGATTGTCGAAAATACCTTCACCCCCTCGAAAGGTTACGGGAAATAA
- the napC gene encoding cytochrome c-type protein NapC, whose amino-acid sequence MENSNRKPGWIKRVWQWWRRPSRLALGTLLLIGFVGGIIFWGGFNTGMEKANTEEFCISCHEMRNTVYQEYMETVHYNNRSGVRATCPDCHVPHEWGPKMIRKIKASKELYAKALGLIDTPQKFEDHRLTMAQNEWRRMKDNNSQECRNCHNFEFMDLTAQKGVAAKMHDQAVKEGQTCIDCHKGIAHKLPDMREVKPGF is encoded by the coding sequence ATGGAAAATTCTAACCGTAAACCAGGCTGGATTAAGCGCGTCTGGCAATGGTGGCGTCGCCCCAGCCGTCTGGCGCTCGGCACGCTGTTGTTAATCGGCTTTGTGGGCGGCATTATTTTCTGGGGCGGCTTTAATACCGGTATGGAAAAGGCCAATACGGAAGAGTTCTGCATTAGCTGTCACGAAATGCGCAACACGGTATACCAGGAATACATGGAAACCGTACACTACAACAACCGCAGTGGTGTACGAGCTACGTGTCCTGATTGCCACGTCCCGCACGAGTGGGGCCCGAAAATGATCCGTAAAATCAAGGCCAGCAAAGAACTGTACGCGAAAGCACTGGGGTTGATAGATACACCGCAAAAATTTGAAGACCATCGTCTGACGATGGCGCAAAATGAATGGCGGCGTATGAAAGACAATAATTCGCAAGAGTGTCGTAACTGCCACAACTTCGAGTTTATGGATTTAACTGCCCAGAAAGGCGTGGCGGCTAAAATGCATGACCAGGCCGTAAAAGAAGGGCAAACGTGTATTGACTGTCATAAAGGGATTGCACACAAGCTGCCTGATATGCGCGAAGTCAAACCGGGCTTTTAA
- the ccmA gene encoding cytochrome c biogenesis heme-transporting ATPase CcmA, whose amino-acid sequence MRMLEARELLCERDDRILFSELSFRVNAGEWVQITGSNGAGKTTLLRLLTGLARPDAGDVLWQGQPLHQVRDNFHQELLWIGHQPGIKTRLSALENLRFFHHDGDIAQCLEALAQAGLAGYEDIPVNQLSAGQQRRVALARLWLTRARLWILDEPFTAIDVNGVERLTQRMAQHTEQGGVVILTTHQPLNVETNKVRRIALTRERTAQ is encoded by the coding sequence ATCAGGATGCTTGAAGCCAGAGAACTGCTCTGTGAGCGAGATGACAGAATACTGTTTAGCGAGCTGTCATTTCGCGTTAACGCAGGGGAATGGGTGCAAATTACCGGAAGTAACGGTGCGGGGAAAACGACCCTGTTGCGGTTGCTTACCGGGCTGGCTCGTCCTGATGCCGGAGACGTTCTCTGGCAAGGTCAACCGCTGCATCAGGTGCGGGACAATTTCCATCAGGAACTGCTGTGGATCGGACATCAGCCGGGGATAAAAACCCGGCTTTCGGCGTTGGAGAATCTGCGGTTTTTCCATCATGATGGCGATATCGCCCAGTGTCTGGAGGCGCTGGCACAGGCAGGTCTTGCCGGATATGAAGATATTCCGGTCAATCAGCTCTCCGCCGGGCAGCAGCGTCGTGTTGCGCTGGCTCGCCTGTGGCTAACCCGCGCCCGACTGTGGATCCTCGATGAACCGTTCACCGCGATTGATGTTAATGGCGTTGAGCGTCTCACCCAACGTATGGCACAGCATACGGAGCAGGGCGGAGTTGTTATTCTGACGACTCACCAACCTCTCAATGTAGAAACCAATAAAGTGCGGCGCATCGCGCTGACCCGCGAGAGGACAGCACAATGA
- the ccmB gene encoding heme exporter protein CcmB: MMWRIFRLELRVAFRHSAEIANPLWFFLIVITLFPLSIGPEPQLLARIAPGIIWVAALLASLLALERLFRDDLQDGSLEQLMLLPLPLPAVVLAKVMAHWVVTGLPLLILSPLVALLLGMDMYGWQIMALTLLLGTPTLGFLGAPGVGLTVGLKRGGVLLSVLVLPLTIPLLIFATAAMDAASMHLPVEGYMAILGALLVGSATLSPFATAAALRISVQ; this comes from the coding sequence ATGATGTGGCGAATTTTCCGTTTAGAACTGCGGGTTGCGTTTCGTCATAGTGCGGAGATCGCCAATCCGTTATGGTTCTTCCTGATTGTGATTACGTTATTCCCGCTGAGCATTGGCCCAGAGCCACAGCTGTTGGCGCGCATTGCGCCGGGGATTATCTGGGTGGCGGCATTACTGGCGTCGTTGCTGGCGCTGGAACGCTTATTCCGTGATGACCTGCAGGACGGTAGCCTTGAGCAGCTGATGCTGTTGCCGTTACCGTTACCGGCTGTGGTGCTGGCGAAGGTGATGGCGCATTGGGTAGTGACTGGCCTGCCGCTGCTGATCCTCTCGCCGTTGGTGGCGTTGCTGCTGGGCATGGATATGTACGGGTGGCAAATTATGGCGCTAACCCTGCTGCTCGGCACGCCAACACTGGGTTTTCTCGGGGCACCGGGCGTGGGGTTAACGGTGGGATTAAAGCGTGGCGGCGTATTGTTAAGTGTACTGGTGCTACCGCTCACGATTCCATTACTGATTTTTGCTACCGCCGCGATGGATGCTGCCTCAATGCACTTACCCGTTGAAGGCTACATGGCGATTCTGGGCGCACTGTTGGTTGGCAGCGCAACGTTAAGTCCGTTTGCGACAGCGGCGGCGCTACGTATTAGCGTGCAGTAA
- a CDS encoding heme ABC transporter permease, producing the protein MWKILHQLAMPPRLYQICGWFIPWLAIASAVVLVTGWIWGFGFAPADYQQGQSYRIIYLHVPAAIWSMGIYASMAVAAFIGLVWQMKMANLALAAMAPIGVVFTFIALVTGSAWGKPMWGTWWVWDARLTSELVLLFLYVGAIALWHAFDDRRVAGRAAGILVLIGVVNLPIIHYSVEWWNTLHQGSTRMQQSIDPAMRAPLRLAIVGYLLLFVTLTLMRMRNLILLMEKRRPWVSELILKRGRQ; encoded by the coding sequence ATGTGGAAAATACTTCATCAACTGGCGATGCCCCCACGGCTCTATCAGATCTGTGGCTGGTTTATCCCGTGGCTGGCCATTGCCAGCGCAGTGGTACTGGTAACGGGCTGGATCTGGGGATTTGGCTTTGCACCCGCGGATTATCAGCAGGGACAAAGTTATCGCATCATCTACCTGCACGTCCCGGCGGCAATCTGGTCGATGGGCATTTACGCCTCAATGGCGGTTGCCGCGTTTATCGGCCTGGTCTGGCAGATGAAAATGGCCAACCTGGCGCTGGCGGCGATGGCGCCCATTGGTGTGGTGTTTACCTTTATTGCCCTGGTGACCGGTTCTGCATGGGGTAAACCGATGTGGGGAACCTGGTGGGTGTGGGATGCCAGACTCACCTCTGAACTGGTGCTGCTGTTTCTCTACGTTGGCGCGATTGCGCTGTGGCACGCATTTGATGACCGCCGTGTAGCAGGGCGTGCCGCGGGGATTCTGGTGCTGATTGGCGTGGTGAACTTACCGATCATTCACTACTCGGTGGAGTGGTGGAATACGCTGCACCAGGGGTCAACCCGTATGCAGCAAAGTATCGACCCGGCTATGCGCGCGCCGCTGCGTCTGGCGATCGTCGGTTACCTGTTACTGTTTGTCACGCTGACGCTGATGCGCATGCGTAACCTGATTTTGTTGATGGAAAAACGCCGCCCGTGGGTGAGTGAACTGATCTTAAAAAGAGGCCGCCAATGA
- the ccmD gene encoding heme exporter protein CcmD, which produces MTPAFASWSDFFAMGGYALYVWLAVAMSVIPLTVLVLHSALQHRAILRGVAQQRAREARMRAAQVQREAA; this is translated from the coding sequence ATGACCCCTGCATTTGCATCCTGGAGTGATTTTTTCGCCATGGGCGGTTACGCCTTGTATGTCTGGCTGGCCGTGGCGATGAGCGTTATCCCGCTGACGGTGCTGGTACTGCATTCCGCGCTACAGCACCGCGCGATTTTACGCGGCGTGGCGCAGCAGCGGGCAAGAGAAGCCCGCATGCGTGCGGCGCAAGTACAACGGGAGGCGGCGTGA
- the ccmE gene encoding cytochrome c maturation protein CcmE — protein sequence MNIRRKNRLWIACAVLAGLALTITLVLYALRSNIDLFYTPGEILYGKRETQQMPEVGQRLRVGGMVMPGSVKRDPQSLKVNFSIYDAEGVVDVTYEGILPDLFREGQGVVVQGELGEGNHVQAKEVLAKHDENYTPPEVEKAMQENHRRPESVYKDKTS from the coding sequence GTGAATATTCGACGTAAAAATCGGCTATGGATAGCCTGTGCGGTACTGGCGGGCCTGGCATTGACCATCACGCTGGTGCTTTACGCGCTGCGTTCCAATATCGACTTGTTCTATACGCCGGGCGAAATCCTCTACGGCAAGCGTGAAACCCAGCAGATGCCAGAAGTCGGCCAACGCCTGCGCGTGGGTGGCATGGTCATGCCGGGCAGTGTAAAGCGTGACCCGCAATCGCTGAAGGTGAATTTCAGCATCTATGACGCCGAAGGCGTGGTGGATGTGACGTATGAAGGCATCCTGCCGGATCTGTTCCGTGAAGGGCAGGGCGTCGTTGTTCAGGGTGAGCTGGGCGAGGGGAATCATGTTCAGGCAAAAGAAGTTCTCGCCAAACATGATGAGAATTACACCCCGCCGGAAGTCGAAAAAGCGATGCAGGAAAACCATCGTCGCCCGGAAAGTGTGTATAAGGATAAAACGTCATGA
- a CDS encoding heme lyase CcmF/NrfE family subunit, with amino-acid sequence MMPEIGNGLLCLALGVALLLSVYPLWGVARGDVRMMASARPFAWLLFICVMGAFLVLINAFVVNDFTVTYVASNSNTQLPVWYRVAATWGAHEGSLLLWVLLMSGWTFAVALFSQRMPLDIVARVLAVMGMVSVGFLLFILFTSNPFSRTLPDFPIEGRDLNPLLQDPGLIFHPPLLYMGYVGFSVAFAFAIAALMSGRLDSTFARFSRPWTLAAWVFLTLGIVLGSAWAYYELGWGGWWFWDPVENASFMPWLVGTALMHSLAVTEQRASFKAWTLLLSICAFSLCLLGTFLVRSGVLVSVHAFASDPSRGMFILAFMVLVIGGSLLLFAVRGHKVRSRVNNALWSRESLLLGNNVLLIAAMLVVLLGTLLPLVHKQLGLGSISIGEPFFNTMFTWLMAPFALLLGIGPLVRWGRDRPRKLKTLLIIAFVTTLVMSVLLPWLFEDRIAAMTVVGMAMACWIFVLAMSEAFLRISRGTKLTPSYWGMVSGHVGLAVTIVGIAFSQNYSVERDVRMKAGDSVGIHDYQFTFREVKDITGPNYRGGVAIIGVTRDGKPEATLHAEKRFYNSTSSMMTEAAIDGGFTRDLYAALGEELDNGAWAVRLYYKPFIRWIWAGGLLMALGGLFCLFDPRYRQRTRPRTAGQEKAPEAV; translated from the coding sequence ATGATGCCTGAAATTGGCAACGGGCTGCTGTGCCTGGCGCTTGGCGTCGCATTGCTGCTCTCGGTTTATCCGCTGTGGGGCGTTGCGCGCGGCGATGTACGGATGATGGCCTCTGCGCGGCCCTTTGCCTGGCTGTTGTTTATCTGTGTGATGGGCGCGTTTTTGGTGTTGATTAACGCCTTTGTGGTCAATGACTTTACCGTGACCTACGTCGCCAGTAACTCTAATACCCAGCTTCCGGTCTGGTATCGTGTGGCGGCCACGTGGGGCGCGCATGAAGGCTCGCTGCTGCTGTGGGTGCTGCTGATGAGTGGCTGGACCTTTGCCGTGGCGCTGTTTAGTCAGCGTATGCCGCTGGATATCGTCGCCCGTGTGCTGGCGGTGATGGGGATGGTTAGCGTCGGCTTCCTGCTGTTTATTCTGTTTACCTCCAACCCGTTTTCCCGCACGCTGCCGGACTTCCCGATAGAAGGGCGCGATCTGAACCCGCTGTTGCAGGATCCGGGGCTTATTTTCCACCCGCCGCTGCTGTATATGGGCTATGTCGGCTTCTCCGTTGCCTTTGCTTTTGCCATTGCAGCGCTGATGAGCGGGCGTCTGGACAGCACCTTTGCCCGTTTTTCACGCCCGTGGACGCTGGCGGCGTGGGTGTTTCTGACGCTGGGTATTGTGCTCGGTTCGGCCTGGGCTTACTACGAGTTGGGCTGGGGTGGCTGGTGGTTCTGGGATCCGGTAGAGAACGCCTCGTTTATGCCGTGGCTGGTGGGGACGGCGCTGATGCACTCCCTGGCCGTTACGGAGCAACGCGCCAGCTTTAAGGCCTGGACGTTACTGCTGTCGATCTGCGCGTTCTCACTGTGCCTGTTGGGGACGTTCCTCGTGCGCTCGGGCGTGCTGGTGTCGGTACATGCCTTCGCCTCCGATCCGTCGCGCGGGATGTTTATCCTGGCCTTTATGGTGCTGGTGATTGGTGGTTCACTGCTGCTGTTTGCGGTACGTGGGCATAAGGTTCGATCGCGGGTCAATAACGCACTGTGGTCGCGTGAATCGCTGCTGCTGGGGAACAACGTTTTGCTGATTGCCGCCATGCTGGTAGTCCTGCTGGGCACGCTGCTGCCGCTGGTGCATAAACAGCTGGGGCTGGGCAGTATTTCGATTGGTGAGCCGTTCTTTAATACCATGTTCACCTGGCTGATGGCACCGTTCGCGCTGTTGCTGGGGATTGGACCGCTGGTGCGCTGGGGACGCGACCGACCGCGCAAACTAAAAACGTTGCTGATTATCGCTTTTGTCACCACGCTGGTAATGTCCGTGCTGCTGCCGTGGTTGTTTGAGGATCGCATTGCCGCGATGACCGTCGTCGGCATGGCAATGGCCTGCTGGATATTTGTGCTGGCCATGTCTGAGGCATTTCTGCGTATTTCACGCGGCACGAAGCTGACGCCGAGTTACTGGGGTATGGTGTCGGGTCACGTAGGGCTTGCCGTCACTATCGTCGGTATTGCGTTTAGCCAGAACTACAGCGTTGAACGCGATGTGCGCATGAAGGCGGGCGATAGTGTCGGCATTCATGATTACCAGTTCACCTTCCGTGAAGTGAAAGATATCACCGGTCCTAACTATCGCGGCGGTGTCGCGATTATTGGCGTCACGCGTGACGGCAAACCGGAAGCGACGCTGCATGCGGAAAAACGCTTTTATAACAGCACCAGCTCGATGATGACCGAGGCGGCCATTGACGGCGGATTTACCCGTGACCTGTACGCGGCGCTGGGCGAGGAGCTGGACAACGGCGCATGGGCCGTGCGTCTGTATTACAAACCGTTTATTCGCTGGATTTGGGCCGGAGGGTTACTGATGGCGCTGGGCGGATTGTTCTGCCTGTTTGATCCGCGCTATCGCCAGCGCACGCGTCCCCGCACTGCAGGGCAAGAAAAAGCGCCGGAGGCTGTATGA
- the dsbE gene encoding thiol:disulfide interchange protein DsbE, whose amino-acid sequence MKRNALLIPFIIFLVIAAALLWQLARNAQGDDPTNLESALIGKPVPTFRLESLENPGQHYQADVLTQGKPVLLNVWATWCPTCRAEHQYLNQLSAQGIRVVGLNYKDDRQKAIVWLKELGNPYALSLFDGDGMLGLDLGVYGAPETFLIDGKGIIRYRHAGDLNARVWESELKPLWDKYSKEAAQ is encoded by the coding sequence ATGAAGCGCAACGCACTGTTAATTCCGTTTATTATTTTTCTCGTGATTGCCGCAGCGTTGCTGTGGCAGCTGGCACGTAACGCGCAGGGCGACGATCCTACAAATCTGGAGTCGGCGCTGATCGGTAAACCGGTACCGACATTCCGTCTGGAGTCGCTGGAGAACCCGGGTCAGCATTATCAGGCCGATGTGCTTACGCAGGGCAAGCCGGTATTGCTTAACGTCTGGGCGACCTGGTGTCCGACCTGTCGCGCTGAACATCAGTATCTGAACCAGCTTTCAGCGCAGGGCATTCGGGTTGTGGGTCTGAACTACAAAGACGATCGCCAGAAAGCTATTGTCTGGCTGAAAGAGCTGGGTAATCCGTATGCGCTGAGCCTGTTTGACGGCGACGGGATGCTGGGTCTGGATCTGGGGGTGTACGGCGCGCCGGAAACGTTCCTGATCGACGGGAAAGGCATTATTCGTTACCGCCATGCCGGTGATTTAAACGCCAGGGTGTGGGAGAGCGAGCTCAAACCGTTGTGGGATAAGTACAGTAAGGAGGCCGCGCAATGA
- a CDS encoding cytochrome c-type biogenesis protein CcmH has protein sequence MRFLLGVLMLIVSGSALATIDVMQFKDEAQEQQFRQLTEQLRCPKCQNNSIADSNSMIATDLRQKVYELMQEGKSQKEIVDYMVARYGNFVTYDPPLTPLTVLLWVMPLVAIGLGGWIIFARSRRRVRLKQEEFPDDTTPDGTRGGWWLFAPGVVVALVVGAVSYYHTGNYKQVKVWQQATAQAPGLLERALDPKAEPLNEEDMTRLALGLRTRLQSDAGNVEGWIMLGRIGMVLGNASTATEAYANAYRLDPKNSDAALGYAEALTRSSDPDDNRRGGELLRQLVRSDHANVRVLSMYAFNAFEQQRFGEAVAAWEMMLKLLPANDTRRSVIERSIKQALEQLSPQEK, from the coding sequence ATGAGGTTTTTACTGGGCGTGCTGATGCTGATTGTCTCAGGTTCGGCGTTGGCCACTATCGATGTAATGCAGTTCAAGGACGAAGCGCAGGAGCAGCAGTTCCGCCAGCTTACCGAGCAGCTGCGTTGTCCAAAATGTCAGAACAACAGCATTGCTGATTCGAACTCGATGATTGCCACCGACCTGCGTCAGAAAGTGTATGAGCTGATGCAAGAAGGGAAAAGCCAGAAAGAGATCGTCGATTACATGGTGGCGCGTTATGGCAACTTCGTGACCTACGATCCGCCGCTGACACCACTGACCGTACTGCTGTGGGTGATGCCGCTGGTGGCGATTGGTCTGGGAGGCTGGATTATCTTCGCCCGTTCTCGTCGTCGCGTTCGCCTGAAGCAGGAAGAATTTCCTGACGATACCACACCGGATGGCACGCGGGGTGGATGGTGGCTGTTTGCACCTGGCGTGGTGGTGGCGCTTGTGGTGGGTGCGGTGAGCTATTACCACACCGGTAATTATAAGCAGGTAAAAGTTTGGCAGCAGGCCACCGCCCAGGCTCCGGGGTTGCTGGAACGCGCGTTGGATCCGAAAGCCGAGCCGCTGAATGAAGAGGATATGACGCGCCTGGCGCTGGGGCTGCGTACGCGGCTGCAATCTGACGCCGGAAACGTTGAAGGCTGGATCATGCTCGGGCGTATTGGCATGGTATTAGGCAATGCCAGTACGGCGACCGAAGCCTATGCTAACGCTTACCGGCTGGATCCGAAAAATAGCGATGCCGCGCTGGGTTATGCGGAAGCGTTGACCCGTTCCTCCGATCCGGACGATAACCGCCGGGGAGGAGAACTGCTGCGTCAACTAGTCAGAAGCGATCATGCCAACGTCCGTGTGCTGAGTATGTATGCGTTTAATGCGTTTGAGCAGCAGCGCTTTGGTGAAGCGGTCGCCGCGTGGGAGATGATGCTGAAATTATTACCTGCCAACGATACCCGCCGCTCGGTGATTGAGCGCAGCATTAAACAAGCGCTGGAACAGCTGTCGCCGCAGGAGAAATAA
- the narP gene encoding nitrate/nitrite response regulator protein NarP — MPELTPFKVMIVDDHPLMRRGISQLLQLDSAFDVVAEAGDGASAIDLANRLDLDVILLDLNMKGMSGLDTLNALRRDGITAQIIILTVSDSASDVYALIDAGADGYLLKDSDPEVLLEAIRSGAKGGKAFSERVSNYLRERELFGAEEDPFSMLTERELDVLHELAQGLSNKQIASVLNISEQTVKVHIRNLLRKLNVRSRVAATILFLQTRGMQ, encoded by the coding sequence ATGCCTGAATTAACACCTTTTAAGGTGATGATCGTTGATGACCACCCACTCATGCGGCGAGGAATCAGTCAATTACTGCAGCTGGATAGCGCATTTGACGTGGTTGCCGAAGCAGGCGACGGCGCGAGTGCTATCGATCTGGCAAACCGGCTTGACCTGGATGTGATCCTGCTGGATCTCAATATGAAAGGTATGAGCGGACTGGATACCCTGAATGCGCTGCGCCGGGATGGCATCACAGCACAAATTATCATTCTTACCGTATCGGATTCCGCCAGCGATGTTTATGCCTTAATTGATGCTGGCGCTGACGGTTATTTGCTGAAAGACAGCGATCCGGAAGTGTTGCTCGAAGCTATTCGCAGCGGTGCGAAAGGCGGTAAAGCCTTCAGCGAACGCGTCAGCAACTACCTGCGTGAACGTGAGCTATTTGGCGCAGAAGAAGATCCGTTCAGCATGCTGACCGAACGCGAACTGGATGTATTACACGAACTGGCACAGGGGCTGTCAAACAAACAGATCGCGTCAGTGCTGAATATCTCCGAACAAACAGTAAAGGTGCATATTCGCAATCTGCTGCGCAAACTTAACGTGCGTTCTCGCGTTGCGGCTACCATCCTGTTTTTACAAACACGCGGCATGCAATAA
- a CDS encoding nitric-oxide reductase large subunit has protein sequence MHYSKRLWLTLLVICLASFGVLLWLGGEIYQQAPPIPAQVITTDGEQVFTGEQIQDGQEAWFKSGGQQLGSVWGHGSYVAPDWSADWLHREALALRDIIAEKKYQQPFDALTQEQQLVAGGLMKQEMRHNSYDALRNVIIITPERAKAIREVAAHYDGLFSDAPDFHALRVDYAMKENTLSSSLDRQDLGAFFFWSAWAATTERPGDTITYTSNWPHEALVGNTPSASLGIWSIASVILLLGGIGALVWYHFRNEEDETIVSPASDPLFRLTLTPSMRATTKYFYVVIALFMVQIFLGSMTAHYSVEGQDFFGIPLSKILPYTVLRSWHTQLSVLWIATAWLATGLYIAPLISGKEPAFQRLGVNILFVALLILVVGSLGFGWLGAMGYLDAKQNFYIGAQGLEFTNMGRMWQWLLFIGLMIWLVLVGRALWPALTRPSENRGLIMLMFLAAICIGLFYSTSLIWGFKTHYAIIEYWRWWLVHLWVEGFFEVFATAVIALIFCRLGLIRSSAANKATLFSTIIFLFGGILGTLHHLYFTGAPISVIAWGSIFSALEVVPLSLVGIEAAHSYSLARKAPWVQRYRWMIFFFVAVAFWNMVGAGLLGFAINPPISLYYVQGLNLTAAHAHAALFGVYGMLGIGLMLFCLRGLLPDNHWVDSLLKWAFWLMNIGLTWMVFVSLLPVGIYQSWASIDKGLWYARSPEVIHSHIVETLVWLRVPGDIIFGIGGLLLALFALKLLTKANAKSMTLANEKN, from the coding sequence ATGCATTACTCAAAGCGTTTATGGCTAACGCTTCTCGTTATCTGCCTGGCGTCCTTTGGCGTGCTACTGTGGCTGGGCGGCGAGATTTATCAGCAGGCTCCGCCTATTCCGGCACAAGTTATCACGACGGATGGTGAGCAGGTTTTCACCGGGGAACAAATTCAGGATGGGCAGGAGGCCTGGTTCAAATCTGGCGGTCAACAGCTGGGTTCCGTTTGGGGCCATGGCAGCTACGTTGCGCCTGACTGGTCTGCGGACTGGCTGCACCGTGAAGCGCTTGCCTTACGCGACATCATCGCCGAGAAAAAATATCAGCAACCGTTCGATGCGCTAACGCAAGAACAACAGCTGGTTGCGGGCGGCCTGATGAAACAGGAGATGCGCCATAATAGCTATGACGCGCTGCGTAATGTCATCATTATTACACCGGAGCGCGCCAAAGCCATTCGTGAGGTTGCCGCGCATTATGACGGTCTGTTCAGCGACGCGCCTGATTTCCACGCGCTGCGCGTTGACTATGCGATGAAGGAAAATACACTTTCCTCTTCTCTGGACCGGCAGGATCTCGGCGCCTTCTTCTTCTGGAGCGCCTGGGCTGCCACCACCGAACGCCCAGGTGATACCATCACTTACACCAGCAACTGGCCGCATGAAGCGCTGGTGGGTAATACGCCAAGTGCCAGCTTAGGCATCTGGTCTATTGCCAGCGTCATTCTGCTGCTGGGCGGTATTGGTGCCCTGGTCTGGTACCATTTCCGTAACGAAGAAGACGAAACCATTGTCTCCCCGGCCAGCGATCCGCTGTTCCGGCTGACGCTGACACCGTCGATGCGCGCAACCACAAAATATTTTTACGTGGTTATCGCCCTGTTTATGGTGCAAATTTTCCTCGGTTCGATGACTGCGCACTACAGCGTGGAAGGCCAGGATTTCTTCGGCATCCCGCTATCGAAAATCTTACCGTACACCGTACTGCGTAGCTGGCACACCCAGCTGTCAGTTCTGTGGATTGCTACCGCGTGGCTGGCAACCGGTCTGTATATCGCCCCGCTGATTTCCGGCAAAGAACCCGCATTCCAGCGTCTGGGCGTTAATATTCTGTTTGTTGCGCTGCTGATTCTGGTGGTTGGTTCGCTGGGCTTCGGCTGGTTGGGTGCAATGGGCTATCTGGATGCCAAACAGAACTTCTATATTGGTGCCCAGGGTCTCGAGTTCACCAACATGGGACGCATGTGGCAGTGGCTGCTGTTTATCGGCCTGATGATTTGGCTGGTGCTGGTGGGACGTGCATTATGGCCTGCCCTCACCCGTCCATCAGAAAACCGTGGTCTGATCATGCTGATGTTCCTGGCAGCCATTTGTATCGGCCTGTTCTACTCTACGTCCCTGATTTGGGGCTTTAAGACGCATTACGCCATTATTGAATACTGGCGCTGGTGGCTGGTTCACCTGTGGGTAGAAGGTTTCTTTGAAGTCTTCGCCACCGCCGTGATTGCGCTTATCTTCTGTCGTCTCGGTCTTATTCGTAGTAGCGCGGCGAACAAAGCAACACTGTTCTCGACCATCATCTTCCTGTTTGGTGGCATTCTGGGAACGCTGCACCACCTGTACTTCACTGGCGCACCGATCTCCGTCATTGCCTGGGGTTCAATTTTCTCTGCACTGGAAGTGGTTCCGCTTTCGCTGGTGGGGATCGAAGCTGCACACAGTTACTCACTGGCACGTAAAGCACCGTGGGTACAGCGTTACCGTTGGATGATCTTCTTCTTCGTGGCCGTGGCATTCTGGAATATGGTCGGCGCTGGCCTGCTGGGCTTCGCCATCAACCCGCCGATTTCACTGTACTACGTGCAGGGTCTGAACCTGACGGCAGCGCATGCTCATGCCGCGCTGTTTGGCGTATACGGTATGCTCGGTATTGGTCTAATGTTGTTCTGTCTGCGTGGTCTGCTGCCGGACAACCATTGGGTTGATTCTCTGTTGAAATGGGCATTCTGGTTGATGAACATCGGCTTAACGTGGATGGTCTTTGTCTCGCTGCTGCCGGTAGGGATTTATCAGTCATGGGCCAGCATTGATAAGGGGCTGTGGTACGCGCGCTCTCCGGAAGTGATTCACTCGCATATCGTTGAAACACTGGTCTGGCTGCGTGTCCCGGGCGACATCATCTTCGGTATCGGTGGACTGCTGCTGGCGCTCTTTGCGCTGAAACTGCTTACCAAAGCCAACGCTAAATCGATGACGCTGGCAAACGAGAAAAACTAA